From Micromonospora rhizosphaerae, the proteins below share one genomic window:
- a CDS encoding DLW-39 family protein has translation MFKKLLFLVGVVGVAAVVAKKVKASNDERALWHEATTAPDLR, from the coding sequence ATGTTCAAGAAGCTTCTGTTCCTGGTCGGCGTCGTCGGCGTGGCTGCGGTAGTAGCCAAGAAGGTCAAGGCGTCCAACGACGAGCGCGCCCTCTGGCACGAGGCGACCACCGCGCCCGACCTGCGTTGA
- a CDS encoding tyrosine-type recombinase/integrase, with protein sequence MYEQRPGVWAAAVDLGWIDGKRKRKYVYAKSEAEAVRKRDELRKQLQLGVDLAAQPRTVEAWLTEWLRDVKAHDGTRPSTLVRYRLAVTKHLVPGLGRVKLDRLTPRDVQRFLTGLRGRLAPASIIKVHAVLRVALADAERMDLVPRNVAKAAKPPALGRSERRALSPEEAKALLSALTGDRLESLFVMALATGLRRAELLGLRWSDVDLPGRALFVRQTLQRTDRGLEFVPPKTHRSSRPLPLSTLAVRALESQRVRQARERLAAGEVWSDLGLVFASTIGTPMEPRNVNRRFEQLRVTAGLDWLHLHDLRHAFATFLLDQGEELRTVMELLGHSTIRMTADTYGHVLPARARQAASAIDRVLGEEGTA encoded by the coding sequence GTGTACGAGCAACGCCCGGGCGTGTGGGCGGCGGCGGTCGACCTGGGCTGGATCGACGGGAAGCGGAAGCGTAAATACGTCTACGCCAAGAGCGAGGCCGAGGCGGTCCGGAAGCGGGACGAGCTGCGGAAACAGCTTCAGCTCGGCGTCGACCTCGCGGCGCAACCTCGAACGGTGGAAGCCTGGTTGACCGAGTGGCTGCGGGACGTCAAGGCGCACGACGGGACACGGCCGTCCACGCTGGTGCGCTACCGCCTGGCGGTGACCAAGCACCTGGTGCCGGGCCTAGGCCGAGTGAAGCTCGACCGGCTGACACCTCGGGATGTGCAGCGGTTTCTTACCGGGCTTCGGGGCAGGCTCGCGCCGGCCAGCATCATCAAGGTGCACGCCGTGCTGCGCGTCGCCCTGGCCGACGCTGAGCGGATGGACCTGGTCCCGCGCAACGTCGCCAAGGCGGCCAAGCCGCCGGCCCTCGGTCGGTCTGAGCGGCGTGCGCTGAGTCCCGAGGAAGCCAAGGCGCTGCTGTCCGCGCTGACGGGTGACCGGCTGGAATCGCTGTTCGTAATGGCACTGGCGACCGGGCTCCGGCGGGCCGAACTGCTGGGCCTTCGCTGGTCGGATGTCGACCTGCCGGGAAGGGCTCTGTTCGTTCGGCAAACGCTCCAGCGAACGGATCGGGGCCTGGAGTTCGTGCCACCGAAGACGCACCGGTCTAGTCGTCCGCTGCCGTTGTCGACCCTCGCCGTGCGGGCGTTGGAGTCGCAGCGGGTGCGGCAGGCCAGGGAACGGCTTGCGGCTGGTGAGGTGTGGTCGGATCTCGGCCTGGTCTTCGCCAGCACGATCGGTACGCCGATGGAGCCGCGGAACGTCAACCGGCGCTTTGAGCAGCTCCGGGTAACGGCCGGCTTGGACTGGCTGCACCTGCACGATCTGCGGCACGCCTTCGCCACATTCCTGCTCGATCAGGGCGAGGAGCTGCGCACGGTGATGGAGCTGCTCGGGCACTCCACGATCCGGATGACGGCCGACACCTACGGACACGTTCTGCCGGCGCGCGCGCGCCAGGCTGCCTCGGCGATCGATCGCGTGTTGGGCGAGGAGGGGACAGCGTGA
- a CDS encoding helix-turn-helix domain-containing protein, giving the protein MRERKSVRPAEAAALLGVCRDTIYVLMRSGRLRSIKAGRARLIPLTAIDEFLSADEEFAA; this is encoded by the coding sequence GTGAGGGAGAGGAAGAGCGTCCGACCGGCTGAGGCTGCGGCGCTTCTCGGCGTCTGCCGGGACACCATCTACGTCCTGATGCGCTCGGGGCGACTTCGTTCGATCAAGGCTGGTCGAGCTCGCCTGATCCCGCTGACGGCGATTGATGAGTTCCTGTCGGCTGATGAAGAGTTCGCGGCATGA
- a CDS encoding DUF3566 domain-containing protein, with translation MTETQAKSGNTGTSANPVDEEAAKGGTPATGRAAVGRATVPADAPAPKFTRAPGMAPPPDKPAEDSGASEKTEQAKAGPSTSADSPAAPGAAKPATPQPVKAAAARPSTGTTGTQSRIGAGLGTAPKPAPDGARPGTTARRPPNGGGLPPGISSAAAVGAARVGEAVRAARTSVSSAASRGPRRARLNLKRIDPWSVMKFAFAVSVVLFIVVVVATSVLYLALDAMGVFKSVNDSLTDLVSAGGGQSADGFRITAKGVILSSALMGLVNVVLFTALATLGAFVYNVCADLVGGIELTLAERD, from the coding sequence ATGACGGAGACACAGGCGAAGTCGGGGAACACGGGGACCTCGGCCAACCCGGTCGACGAGGAGGCCGCAAAGGGCGGCACACCAGCGACCGGCCGCGCGGCCGTGGGCCGGGCCACGGTCCCCGCCGACGCGCCTGCCCCGAAGTTCACCCGGGCCCCTGGCATGGCGCCCCCGCCGGACAAGCCGGCCGAGGACTCGGGGGCGAGCGAGAAGACCGAGCAGGCCAAGGCCGGCCCCTCGACCTCCGCCGACAGCCCGGCCGCCCCGGGGGCTGCGAAGCCCGCCACGCCGCAGCCGGTCAAGGCCGCTGCGGCCCGGCCGTCGACCGGCACCACCGGGACCCAGTCGCGGATCGGGGCCGGCCTCGGCACCGCCCCCAAGCCCGCGCCGGACGGTGCCCGTCCCGGCACCACGGCTCGCCGCCCGCCGAACGGTGGCGGCCTGCCGCCGGGCATCAGCAGCGCCGCCGCAGTCGGCGCCGCGCGCGTGGGTGAGGCGGTACGCGCGGCGCGTACCTCGGTCAGCTCGGCCGCGTCCCGCGGGCCCCGCCGGGCCCGGCTGAACCTCAAGCGGATCGACCCGTGGTCCGTGATGAAGTTCGCCTTCGCGGTCTCGGTGGTCCTCTTCATCGTGGTGGTCGTCGCCACCTCGGTGCTCTACCTGGCCCTCGACGCGATGGGCGTGTTCAAGAGCGTCAACGACAGCCTGACCGACCTGGTCAGCGCCGGCGGCGGGCAGAGCGCCGACGGCTTCCGGATCACCGCCAAGGGCGTGATCCTCAGCTCCGCGCTGATGGGCCTGGTCAACGTCGTGCTCTTCACCGCGCTCGCCACGCTCGGCGCGTTCGTCTACAACGTCTGCGCCGACCTGGTCGGCGGGATCGAGTTGACGCTGGCCGAGCGGGACTGA
- a CDS encoding replication initiator produces the protein MTVTPALPGLAPALVEPRPGSRAARMLMPRSVDVVKDLAADYGVCTRPASLRRTDLDSGQTEMIDLPCGATQEAKCPACAKRARRLRQQQIREGWHRDDEPDPGPQPATEAQRALIVARAHLEFARDEAARASQWDQVADLDEAIGELEAEITTEGLRGRPAPPHATDDQEDGDGKRRVRSTKRRQDAPDLPRLSVENRTIGRTYEGHAGQVFRPSMFLTLTLDSYGRVHSDGTPIDPDAYDYRRAAWDAVHFPRLLDRFWQNLRRAVGWNVQYAGAVEPQRRLAPHAHFAIRGTIPRALVRQVAAATYHQVWWPPVDELVYEPGRAPQWNPAAGGYADPETDRLLPTWDDALDLVDADPDAEPVHVVRFGSQVDAKGVLAGTKDADRCVGYITKYLTKQAADCHQVTTGRQRAHLERLWQELRHTPCSERCANWLLYGVQPKKARPGLKPGRCKNKVHKRETLGIGGRRVLISRQWSGKTLADHRADRREWVKALLGVTTDNATAPTGPDTVRHAWELAKPTDPDVPPIGHRVLRAISERIQWRTQLDVARRAADPPPDVSATTASPSDSEEGAGT, from the coding sequence ATGACTGTTACTCCCGCGCTGCCCGGCCTTGCCCCCGCTCTGGTGGAGCCGAGGCCGGGCTCCCGGGCCGCCCGCATGTTGATGCCCCGCTCCGTCGACGTGGTCAAAGATCTGGCCGCCGACTACGGCGTCTGCACCCGCCCCGCGTCCCTGCGCCGCACCGACCTCGACTCCGGGCAGACGGAGATGATCGACCTGCCGTGCGGGGCCACCCAGGAGGCCAAGTGTCCGGCCTGCGCCAAGCGGGCGCGGCGGCTGCGGCAGCAGCAGATCCGCGAGGGCTGGCACCGCGACGACGAACCCGACCCCGGCCCGCAACCGGCTACCGAGGCGCAGCGGGCGCTGATCGTGGCTCGGGCGCATCTCGAGTTCGCCCGCGACGAGGCCGCCCGGGCCTCGCAGTGGGATCAGGTCGCGGACCTGGACGAGGCGATCGGAGAGCTGGAAGCCGAGATCACCACCGAAGGGCTCCGGGGCCGACCCGCCCCACCGCACGCCACCGACGACCAGGAGGACGGCGACGGCAAGCGGCGGGTCCGCTCGACCAAGCGCCGGCAGGACGCCCCGGACCTGCCCCGCCTTTCCGTCGAGAACCGCACCATCGGGCGGACCTACGAAGGGCACGCCGGGCAGGTGTTCCGGCCGTCGATGTTCCTCACCCTCACCCTCGACTCCTACGGCCGCGTCCACTCCGACGGCACCCCCATCGACCCGGACGCCTACGACTACCGGCGGGCCGCCTGGGATGCGGTGCACTTCCCCCGACTGCTCGATCGGTTCTGGCAAAACCTCAGGCGGGCGGTCGGCTGGAACGTCCAGTACGCCGGGGCGGTCGAGCCGCAGCGCCGGCTGGCCCCGCACGCGCACTTCGCCATCCGGGGCACCATCCCCCGGGCGCTGGTCCGGCAGGTCGCGGCCGCGACCTATCACCAGGTGTGGTGGCCGCCCGTCGACGAGCTGGTCTACGAACCGGGAAGGGCGCCGCAATGGAACCCTGCCGCCGGCGGCTACGCCGACCCCGAGACTGACCGGCTCCTCCCGACCTGGGATGACGCCCTGGACCTGGTCGACGCCGACCCCGACGCCGAGCCGGTGCACGTGGTCCGCTTCGGCAGCCAGGTCGACGCCAAGGGTGTGCTCGCCGGCACCAAGGACGCTGATCGCTGCGTCGGCTACATCACGAAGTATCTGACCAAGCAGGCCGCCGACTGCCACCAGGTGACCACCGGCCGGCAGCGGGCGCACCTCGAACGGCTCTGGCAAGAGCTGCGGCACACGCCGTGTTCGGAGCGGTGCGCCAACTGGTTGCTCTACGGCGTGCAGCCCAAGAAGGCCCGCCCGGGGTTGAAGCCGGGCAGATGCAAGAACAAGGTCCACAAGCGGGAAACCCTCGGCATCGGCGGCCGACGCGTCCTCATCTCCCGCCAGTGGTCCGGCAAGACCCTCGCCGACCACCGCGCCGACCGCCGCGAGTGGGTCAAGGCCCTGCTTGGCGTCACCACCGACAACGCCACCGCCCCCACCGGCCCCGACACCGTCCGGCACGCCTGGGAACTCGCCAAACCCACCGACCCCGACGTCCCACCCATCGGCCACCGCGTCCTCCGCGCCATCTCCGAACGCATCCAATGGCGTACCCAGCTCGACGTCGCGAGACGGGCTGCCGACCCCCCGCCCGATGTTTCGGCAACTACGGCCAGTCCGTCCGACAGCGAGGAGGGAGCAGGTACGTGA